A single Fusobacterium hominis DNA region contains:
- a CDS encoding ABC transporter substrate-binding protein: MKKLVMLFLLVSCVMFGKTYEKIVIMAPSMFEVACLLGVENKVVGLGEISGKDIYPIEKSKNIPKVGNAFRPSIEKIIALTPDLVVANEGINFPTKEFAQHGINVVEFSTRRIEDIFSNIEKFGKLVGKEKEAQEVIVSSRKKLENIKKIANNNLKGVFIYSTSPLMVFTDKSLPGDILEVLGVKNIGENLSGGKPVINPELILKENPDFIVGIMSVDSVETLKKSIPLVEHTNAGKNNNIFIFDAELIYRNSPRMLEGIEILSERLNKIIK; the protein is encoded by the coding sequence ATGAAAAAATTAGTCATGTTATTTTTATTGGTTTCATGTGTAATGTTTGGAAAAACCTATGAAAAAATAGTAATAATGGCTCCATCTATGTTTGAAGTAGCATGTTTGTTAGGAGTTGAAAATAAAGTAGTAGGTCTTGGTGAAATATCAGGCAAAGATATATACCCAATTGAAAAAAGTAAAAATATTCCAAAAGTAGGAAATGCATTTAGACCATCTATTGAAAAGATAATAGCTTTAACACCAGATCTTGTTGTAGCAAATGAAGGTATAAATTTTCCTACAAAAGAGTTTGCACAACATGGAATAAATGTAGTAGAATTTTCAACTCGGCGAATAGAAGATATTTTTTCTAATATAGAGAAATTTGGAAAATTGGTTGGAAAAGAAAAAGAAGCACAAGAGGTAATTGTAAGCTCAAGGAAGAAATTAGAGAATATTAAAAAAATTGCTAATAACAACTTAAAAGGTGTGTTTATATATTCAACTTCACCTTTAATGGTATTTACAGATAAAAGTTTACCAGGTGATATACTTGAAGTTTTAGGAGTGAAAAATATAGGGGAAAATTTATCAGGAGGAAAACCAGTTATAAACCCTGAACTTATTTTAAAAGAAAATCCAGATTTTATAGTTGGGATAATGTCAGTTGATTCAGTAGAAACTTTAAAAAAGTCAATACCTCTAGTAGAGCATACTAATGCTGGAAAAAATAATAATATCTTTATATTTGATGCAGAATTAATTTATAGAAATTCTCCTAGAATGTTAGAAGGAATAGAAATTTTGTCAGAGAGATTAAATAAAATTATAAAATAA
- a CDS encoding HrgC protein has protein sequence MAVMINMQKNGIETAVPVGFSWTTLFFGFFVPLFRGDWLWFAIMLVLAACSLGTINFLLSFFYNRIYLSNLLNKGWVPADEYSYNTLRQKGILSK, from the coding sequence ATGGCAGTAATGATCAATATGCAAAAAAATGGAATTGAAACAGCTGTTCCAGTTGGATTTAGCTGGACAACACTATTTTTTGGATTTTTTGTTCCACTTTTCAGAGGCGACTGGTTATGGTTTGCTATAATGCTTGTCCTAGCAGCTTGCAGCTTAGGAACAATAAATTTTTTACTCAGCTTTTTCTACAATAGAATATATTTATCTAATCTTTTAAATAAAGGTTGGGTACCAGCTGATGAATATTCATACAATACTTTAAGACAAAAAGGAATTTTATCAAAATAA
- a CDS encoding TonB-dependent receptor, with protein MKKYLLLMSMLVVASSIYAENSARLDETVVSATGFETTVKDEVKNITVITKEDIERKNYSTVEEILKDSPFVQTVNTSYGVRFDMRGQGERASSRVKILVDGIPVNMMNMLYGTECAFPVNNIPVDQIQKIEIVPGGGGVLYGSGTSGGFINIVTATKLGNYAKVGATYGSYDNKKMDVVTGVQVTDKLFADINYTGRNSDGYRDTEKTEIDNLIGKIRYDFDKNQRLMVKIEKYTENYHRTGSLTKKQLEEDRRQADPDNYRDGKLTKENYLVGYVGKYNDFEVTTTGFIENSHDKQLQDVGTSLSTFWTKEKKEGANLRGKYSYNRGDLILGYDFLREKADSIGNGVMGGNYYDVTKDTNSIYALNRFDITQKFQFTAGVRGEFANYKLESIDKKKKKVEGKPSLDNYGYEAAFNYLYSKTGNIYIKYEKSFTSPNATEFFDKDFRYLKTKNNSSGMDKKDMTKPPKMDKKEGTSKMAAMRSNTLGTKNQKMLPNMMGKGKMDSQMMNSKGGMPNSHMMTKSNDVEAYYLVNNIKPEKTDTIELGVRDVIGNVYVSATTYYSQTKDEISKNSQMSPGVGPIWNYRNFGKTERKGVELYSEQYFNKLTLNESLSYVDAKIKSGKDKGKEIPYVSKWRGTFGGEYRIIDNLAINLVGNVYSKSFNGWTAGKNSSEKGYKKGFTTVDMSARYTFNNGLMIIAGINNIFNEKYYLSENKHAEKKVPNTMPPKYEITGSYMPAPERNYYVGFRYEI; from the coding sequence ATGAAAAAATATTTATTACTTATGAGTATGCTAGTTGTGGCTTCTAGCATATATGCTGAAAATTCAGCAAGATTAGACGAAACAGTAGTGTCTGCTACTGGATTTGAAACAACAGTAAAAGATGAGGTTAAAAATATTACTGTTATTACAAAAGAAGATATAGAAAGAAAAAACTATTCAACTGTAGAGGAAATTTTAAAAGACTCGCCATTTGTTCAAACAGTAAATACTAGTTATGGAGTTAGATTTGATATGAGAGGTCAAGGAGAAAGGGCATCTTCTAGAGTTAAGATATTAGTAGATGGAATTCCTGTAAATATGATGAATATGTTATATGGGACTGAATGTGCTTTCCCTGTAAATAATATTCCTGTTGATCAAATACAAAAAATAGAAATTGTTCCTGGTGGAGGTGGAGTTCTATATGGTAGTGGAACAAGTGGTGGATTTATAAATATAGTAACTGCTACTAAACTTGGAAATTATGCAAAAGTAGGAGCAACCTATGGTTCTTATGATAATAAAAAGATGGATGTTGTAACAGGTGTACAAGTAACGGATAAGTTATTTGCAGATATCAATTATACTGGAAGAAATTCAGATGGGTATAGAGATACTGAAAAAACTGAAATAGATAATCTAATAGGAAAAATTAGATATGATTTTGATAAAAATCAAAGATTAATGGTTAAAATTGAAAAATACACAGAAAACTATCATAGAACAGGATCACTTACTAAGAAACAATTAGAAGAAGATAGAAGACAAGCAGATCCAGATAACTATAGAGATGGTAAATTAACTAAGGAAAATTATTTAGTTGGATATGTAGGAAAATATAATGATTTTGAAGTAACAACTACTGGTTTTATTGAAAATTCACATGACAAACAACTTCAAGATGTTGGAACAAGCTTATCAACATTTTGGACTAAAGAAAAAAAAGAAGGAGCTAATTTAAGAGGAAAATATTCATATAACAGAGGAGATTTAATATTAGGGTATGATTTTTTAAGAGAAAAAGCAGATAGTATCGGAAATGGAGTAATGGGTGGAAACTATTATGATGTAACTAAAGATACAAATTCAATTTATGCTTTAAATAGATTTGATATAACTCAAAAATTTCAATTTACAGCTGGAGTAAGAGGAGAATTTGCAAATTATAAATTAGAATCTATAGATAAAAAGAAGAAAAAAGTCGAGGGTAAACCATCATTAGATAACTATGGATATGAAGCAGCATTTAATTATCTATATTCAAAAACAGGAAATATATATATTAAATATGAGAAAAGTTTTACAAGCCCAAATGCAACAGAATTTTTTGATAAAGATTTTAGATATTTAAAGACTAAAAACAATAGTTCCGGAATGGATAAAAAAGATATGACAAAGCCACCTAAAATGGATAAAAAAGAAGGAACTAGTAAAATGGCAGCAATGAGATCTAATACTTTGGGAACAAAAAATCAAAAGATGCTACCAAATATGATGGGAAAAGGAAAAATGGACAGCCAAATGATGAATTCTAAAGGTGGTATGCCAAATAGTCATATGATGACAAAAAGTAATGATGTAGAAGCTTATTATCTTGTTAATAATATAAAGCCTGAAAAAACAGATACTATTGAATTAGGAGTAAGAGATGTCATTGGAAATGTTTATGTTTCAGCAACAACTTATTACTCACAAACCAAAGATGAAATTTCAAAAAATTCACAAATGTCTCCAGGAGTTGGACCAATCTGGAATTATAGAAATTTTGGTAAAACTGAAAGAAAAGGTGTAGAACTATATTCAGAACAATATTTTAATAAACTTACTTTAAATGAGTCTCTATCTTATGTAGATGCAAAGATTAAATCGGGAAAAGATAAGGGAAAAGAAATTCCTTATGTTTCTAAATGGAGAGGAACTTTTGGAGGAGAGTATCGTATAATAGATAATCTAGCAATAAATTTAGTTGGAAATGTTTATTCAAAATCTTTTAATGGATGGACTGCTGGAAAAAATTCTAGTGAAAAAGGATATAAAAAAGGATTTACAACAGTTGACATGTCAGCAAGATATACCTTTAATAATGGGCTTATGATAATAGCTGGTATAAATAATATATTTAATGAAAAGTATTATTTGTCAGAAAATAAACATGCAGAAAAAAAAGTACCGAATACTATGCCACCAAAATATGAAATAACAGGTTCTTATATGCCTGCACCTGAAAGAAATTATTATGTTGGATTTAGATATGAAATTTAA
- a CDS encoding deoxycytidylate deaminase, translating to MKRENYIEWDEYFMGVALLSAMRSKDPNTQVGACIVNPEKRIIGVGYNGLPIGCSDDEYPWEREGEFLETKYPFVCHAELNAILNSTKSLKGCTIYVALFPCHECSKAIIQSGIRELVYLSDKYNGTESNIASKKMLDSAGVVYRKLNSKLKGLTLSFLDSDY from the coding sequence ATGAAGCGAGAAAATTATATAGAATGGGATGAATATTTTATGGGAGTAGCACTTCTTTCAGCAATGAGAAGTAAAGATCCTAATACTCAAGTTGGAGCATGTATAGTAAATCCAGAAAAAAGAATAATTGGTGTTGGATATAATGGACTGCCAATAGGGTGTAGTGATGATGAGTATCCTTGGGAAAGAGAAGGAGAATTTTTAGAAACAAAATATCCATTTGTATGTCATGCAGAGTTAAATGCCATATTAAATAGTACAAAATCTTTAAAAGGTTGTACTATATATGTAGCTCTTTTCCCTTGTCATGAATGCAGTAAAGCTATTATCCAAAGTGGTATTCGTGAGCTTGTTTATCTATCTGATAAATATAATGGTACTGAATCAAATATTGCATCTAAAAAAATGTTAGACTCTGCTGGAGTAGTATATAGAAAACTTAATTCAAAATTAAAGGGATTAACTCTTTCATTTTTAGATAG